The following are encoded in a window of Arthrobacter antioxidans genomic DNA:
- a CDS encoding DEAD/DEAH box helicase → MISGLIHDPALVEAISARFDLRKPVQLAFEAAIRALANGHDPAVPMVLDLATGVGKTYAMAAIVEYLRTQGVRDVLIVTPSAIVQSKTVANFSPGHSKYIEGSLVPPSVVTPADYDTWTERSGRDRLFGGGEDSVQLFILNVHQLTPPKTTDGETTGTGKDAVRRAFRTFRESSGNPRDYLNSLDDLVIIADEHHLYGDTAKAFQAGIKDLDPAAILGLTGSASEDDHVLFQYSLKEAITERYVKRPVIAFRKGGYGEHSEEQQLRDALTLLRVKDDHYKAYQSANPEEPEVSAALFVQCADVAHATQIADLLRGAEYFGSTQAVLQVDNEHNDEQTLDRLGTMDQPHSPVRAVVSVNKLKEGWDVKNVAVMVTLRAMASEVLTQQTLGRGLRLPYGRWTGDGHIDQLDIVAHESFRNLLKAEDVLKSFGMESLLKNTPSGSTPGTKSATTEPGPDPLRADPNTDGTSETQPAAQTAVPHTSQGGTEIISVADGSVGVIILDDDAQLTPEPTPLPVKVKINQSFEGTTFSFPSTTLSRETAPFSLSAISDTTVEEAARKVTDQGGVLLREAIIIKGKVLSTLAQEDVKVSGLFVPTNEVVASLVQTLVAMKVIEPSKVNLAQIKNRIAPLMVSSARIDRWSNKALASAAYYLREVVQRAAAEHSQRLGTTTTVRARTIPIETEYQLPLGKNILDLLSTDTKGEGFKRFEHYGPWDKGLFEAAAFDSFSAEYRIAALLNRSGETDWWMRLYSRHKATIAYTTSNDYNPDFVAKDKKGYHWIIEGKSESGKDDHTVQTKRAAAEETIRLLLGHPDFAGQKWGYIIAYESDVARAESWEDLRAATNPVMTKEYGI, encoded by the coding sequence ATGATTTCTGGATTGATTCACGATCCGGCGCTTGTAGAGGCGATCAGCGCACGCTTCGATCTGCGTAAGCCTGTCCAGCTGGCTTTCGAGGCCGCCATCCGGGCGTTAGCTAACGGCCACGATCCGGCCGTGCCGATGGTTCTAGATCTGGCTACCGGCGTCGGCAAGACGTACGCTATGGCCGCCATAGTGGAGTACTTACGCACCCAGGGCGTCCGTGACGTGTTGATCGTGACGCCGTCGGCGATCGTGCAGTCAAAGACTGTCGCAAACTTCAGCCCTGGCCATTCGAAGTACATCGAAGGATCGCTTGTGCCTCCCTCAGTGGTGACGCCGGCGGATTACGACACTTGGACGGAGCGTTCTGGCAGGGATCGCCTTTTCGGTGGAGGCGAGGACTCAGTACAGTTGTTCATCCTGAATGTTCATCAGCTCACACCGCCGAAGACCACTGACGGGGAGACCACCGGCACTGGCAAGGATGCGGTCAGGCGCGCCTTTCGAACCTTTCGGGAGTCATCTGGGAATCCTCGTGACTACCTAAATAGCCTCGATGATCTAGTTATCATCGCCGATGAGCACCACCTCTATGGAGACACAGCCAAGGCATTCCAAGCTGGCATAAAGGATTTGGATCCCGCAGCCATCCTCGGGTTAACTGGTTCTGCCTCCGAAGACGATCACGTGCTCTTTCAGTACTCCCTTAAAGAGGCAATTACTGAGCGCTATGTGAAGCGACCCGTAATTGCATTTCGCAAGGGAGGCTACGGCGAGCACTCGGAGGAACAGCAGCTCCGTGATGCTTTGACCCTGCTACGGGTCAAGGATGATCACTACAAGGCATACCAGAGCGCCAACCCTGAGGAGCCGGAGGTCAGCGCTGCCTTATTCGTCCAGTGCGCAGACGTTGCACACGCCACGCAAATCGCAGATTTACTTAGAGGGGCGGAGTACTTCGGCAGCACTCAGGCGGTACTGCAAGTCGACAACGAACACAACGATGAGCAGACCCTCGACCGGCTAGGGACGATGGACCAGCCGCACTCCCCGGTGCGAGCTGTGGTCTCTGTGAACAAGCTAAAGGAGGGATGGGACGTCAAGAACGTGGCTGTCATGGTCACTCTGCGGGCCATGGCTTCCGAAGTTCTAACTCAACAGACTCTTGGTCGCGGATTGCGGCTCCCCTATGGAAGGTGGACTGGTGACGGTCACATCGACCAGCTAGACATCGTGGCCCATGAGTCCTTCCGCAACCTACTCAAAGCCGAAGACGTGCTCAAGTCATTTGGCATGGAGTCATTGCTCAAGAACACTCCCTCTGGGTCCACGCCAGGCACGAAAAGTGCTACCACCGAACCGGGACCTGACCCTTTGCGGGCCGACCCCAATACCGATGGCACAAGCGAAACGCAGCCCGCCGCGCAGACTGCAGTCCCTCATACTTCGCAGGGCGGTACCGAAATCATCAGCGTCGCCGATGGTTCCGTGGGGGTCATCATTCTGGACGATGATGCGCAGCTTACACCAGAACCAACGCCCCTGCCGGTGAAGGTCAAGATCAATCAGTCATTCGAGGGCACTACATTTAGCTTTCCCAGCACGACACTGTCACGCGAGACCGCACCCTTTAGCTTGTCAGCGATTTCTGACACGACCGTGGAAGAAGCAGCTCGTAAGGTCACCGACCAAGGCGGAGTGCTCTTGCGGGAGGCCATCATCATTAAAGGCAAGGTGCTCTCGACCTTGGCCCAAGAGGACGTCAAAGTCTCCGGGCTTTTTGTCCCAACAAACGAAGTCGTAGCCTCTCTCGTACAGACTCTCGTCGCTATGAAGGTGATCGAGCCGTCTAAGGTGAATCTGGCTCAGATAAAGAACCGCATCGCTCCCCTGATGGTCAGCAGCGCTCGGATCGATCGTTGGTCAAATAAGGCTCTAGCGTCAGCGGCTTACTACCTGCGAGAAGTCGTTCAACGCGCTGCTGCCGAACACTCCCAACGCCTAGGCACGACGACGACGGTTCGTGCCCGAACCATACCTATCGAGACCGAGTACCAGTTGCCGCTGGGCAAAAACATCTTGGACCTGCTCTCCACGGACACGAAAGGCGAGGGATTTAAGCGCTTTGAACACTACGGTCCCTGGGACAAGGGCTTGTTCGAAGCCGCAGCCTTCGACTCATTCAGCGCCGAGTACCGCATCGCTGCTCTCCTGAACCGATCAGGCGAAACTGACTGGTGGATGCGGCTTTATTCACGCCATAAGGCAACCATCGCATACACCACAAGTAACGACTACAACCCCGACTTCGTCGCGAAGGATAAAAAGGGATACCACTGGATCATCGAAGGCAAGTCCGAATCCGGCAAGGATGACCACACCGTCCAAACCAAGCGAGCCGCCGCGGAAGAAACCATTCGACTCCTACTTGGACATCCCGATTTTGCAGGTCAGAAATGGGGGTACATCATTGCCTACGAATCTGATGTAGCCAGAGCAGAATCATGGGAGGACCTTCGGGCAGCGACAAACCCAGTCATGACTAAGGAATACGGGATCTAA
- a CDS encoding site-specific DNA-methyltransferase: MNRTKQRLELTWYNKDLALIPAEHGKYGYAWVSPNDPRYCQTRPLILTEYVEGRQADKADDQFYSDRADLEPQTQNLLIVGESGDALEALTRVPELKDRYVGQVKCIYIDPPFNTGEMTFGNYEDNLEHSVWLGMMRDRLKHLRKLLSNDGTIWVHLDDTENHRMRLLLDELFGSGNFVAEVQWQKADSTRNDAAGLSSDHDTILVYRKSSRWTPNRLPRTAASNARFSSSDGDPIPWFDADPTAPGAEKHQGMVYAIQHPITGKLVYPARNRCWWTEQAALLSIMSEYAPYELRDIQDDVTRAKLCGTQTVDVREGVPAIMLAVPLEEAEVTARQRYEEGNWPAVLLRSGGTGGLGRKAYASTQGLTPSTWWSNSAVGHNREAKAELKALFPGAIPFATPKPERLLERVIHIATNPGDIVLDVFAGSGTTAAVAQKMGRRWVTCELIEDTVENFTRPRLQRVINGDEPGGVTRVPGERIAAIDVELPDGMTADEAQRFTSLLNRVIKSDEELKKSSVVKDLKARTKTTKTKNAVNWRGGGGFDVARLAPPCFDYDEELGVVTLTEAAENLEALTASVAANLRFKLTPEHRVFHGVQGRMRLFVTRTPLTPEFVTEIASHLEEGEGLTIASTVILDGAAQALRESARGSRVLHVPQDLFVAEKENAR; this comes from the coding sequence ATGAATCGCACCAAGCAGCGACTTGAACTCACTTGGTACAACAAGGACCTAGCTCTTATCCCAGCAGAGCACGGCAAGTATGGGTACGCCTGGGTGAGTCCAAACGATCCGCGGTACTGCCAGACCCGCCCACTGATCCTGACTGAGTACGTTGAGGGCCGGCAGGCGGACAAGGCTGATGACCAGTTCTACAGTGATCGAGCCGACCTTGAACCGCAGACGCAGAACCTGTTGATAGTTGGCGAGTCCGGAGACGCTCTGGAAGCGCTCACCCGTGTGCCGGAGCTGAAGGACAGGTACGTCGGCCAGGTGAAGTGCATCTATATCGACCCGCCCTTCAACACTGGCGAGATGACCTTCGGCAACTACGAGGACAACCTCGAACACTCAGTGTGGCTCGGGATGATGCGGGACCGACTTAAGCATCTGCGCAAACTCCTCAGCAATGACGGAACGATCTGGGTCCACCTAGACGATACTGAGAACCACCGGATGCGGTTGCTGTTGGATGAACTGTTCGGATCAGGGAACTTCGTTGCGGAAGTGCAATGGCAGAAAGCGGATTCGACCAGGAATGATGCGGCTGGCCTCTCTTCTGACCATGACACGATCCTCGTTTACAGGAAGAGCAGTCGCTGGACCCCGAATCGTTTGCCGCGCACTGCTGCGTCCAACGCCCGCTTCTCGTCTTCAGACGGAGACCCCATACCGTGGTTCGACGCGGACCCAACCGCTCCAGGGGCCGAAAAGCATCAAGGGATGGTCTACGCAATCCAGCACCCGATCACCGGAAAACTTGTCTATCCCGCGCGGAACCGGTGCTGGTGGACTGAACAAGCTGCCCTTCTATCGATCATGTCCGAGTACGCCCCTTACGAACTCCGAGACATTCAGGACGATGTCACCCGCGCAAAGTTATGCGGAACTCAGACGGTAGACGTGCGTGAGGGGGTGCCGGCGATCATGCTCGCCGTTCCACTTGAGGAGGCCGAAGTGACCGCCCGCCAAAGGTATGAAGAAGGCAATTGGCCAGCGGTTCTCCTTCGATCTGGAGGTACGGGCGGGTTAGGACGCAAGGCGTATGCGTCTACTCAGGGCCTTACACCATCCACTTGGTGGAGTAATAGTGCTGTTGGGCATAACAGAGAAGCGAAGGCTGAACTCAAAGCACTGTTTCCAGGAGCTATTCCATTCGCAACACCAAAGCCGGAGCGCCTTCTGGAGCGCGTCATCCATATCGCAACAAATCCCGGAGATATTGTCCTCGACGTTTTCGCGGGGTCAGGAACGACGGCGGCTGTGGCGCAGAAGATGGGGCGGCGATGGGTTACCTGCGAATTGATAGAGGACACCGTCGAGAACTTCACGCGACCACGGCTACAAAGGGTCATTAACGGTGATGAACCGGGCGGGGTCACTAGGGTTCCAGGGGAACGAATCGCGGCCATCGACGTGGAACTCCCGGATGGCATGACTGCCGATGAGGCGCAGCGATTCACTTCCCTGCTCAACAGGGTGATCAAGAGTGATGAGGAGCTGAAAAAGTCCTCGGTGGTCAAAGACCTGAAGGCACGAACCAAGACCACGAAAACTAAGAACGCTGTCAATTGGCGAGGTGGTGGAGGATTCGACGTCGCCCGTCTCGCTCCCCCGTGTTTCGACTATGACGAAGAGCTGGGCGTCGTGACGCTGACCGAGGCGGCTGAAAACCTCGAGGCACTGACGGCCTCCGTTGCCGCAAATCTGCGCTTCAAACTAACCCCGGAACATCGAGTGTTCCACGGAGTTCAAGGCCGGATGCGCCTGTTCGTGACCCGCACCCCCCTCACACCTGAATTCGTTACAGAGATCGCCTCGCACCTTGAAGAAGGTGAAGGATTAACGATTGCTTCAACGGTGATCCTCGACGGTGCAGCCCAAGCATTGAGGGAGTCCGCTCGGGGATCTCGCGTGCTTCACGTTCCGCAGGATCTGTTCGTCGCCGAGAAGGAGAACGCCCGATGA
- a CDS encoding DUF3427 domain-containing protein, giving the protein MHQINGGGAREVLPEGLYESLVTRSLTERLATASELDARVEPLGESDAVAAMSRHLGGVIGDALLRAEPEKRIQLANKLLTAVSANDAIDNGLLQLVSVHRPGAFKRRDLRRPSTALSDSALLTNGRDEPNLAAELRAEMESANTVDLLCAFVRWTGLRLLHPVLERLAERGVKLRVITTTYMGATERRAIDELVNRYGADVKISYESQATRLHAKAWLFRRNTGFDTAYVGSSNLSQAALVDGLEWNVRLSSVATPDLLKKFEVTFDSYWAQRAFQSYDPERDGDKLDAALERNGGRRTGTPAPTTGLEVEPYLHQVEMLEDLESERLKGHTQNLMVAATGTGKTVIAALDYQRLCTAAGRRLKLLFVAHRQEILKQALSTYRTVLQDGAFGELYVGDNKPTRWNHVFASVQSLASLKVETLQPDAFDVVVIDEFHHAMAPSYRRLIDHLRPQQLLGLTATPERGDGVNVAQQFFDGRTASELRLWDALDADLLVPFHYFGVSDDVDLSRLEWRRGNYDLAQLDRLYTGNDARAAKVIREVRDKVTSTDDMRALGFCVSVQHAHYMAEVFNRAGLRSLAIDGSTDGAERALALAQLSDATLNCLFTVDLFNEGLDLPQIDTVLLLRPTQSSTVFLQQLGRGLRRAEGKSVLTVLDFIGQQRREFRFDLRYRALTGYGRKQLEKAVEDEFPYLPSGSQIILDRVAQKVVLDNIKSQLRFNRAQLVRDIASYGETDLSSYLQKSGSDLKQLYRSTKDSWTGYLRLAGLIGSLAEAGTGEQILALSGPEEQKLLGRMVRFLHVDDPERGEAYARLVEPTCPPSAELGPRDQTFARMLFFTLWNDGGGFATYDAGLQHLRQFPFVCSEIRQLVSLGIAASRHAGKSLGMGLQHVPLLSHATYRREEILAALGYGSLESGKSVQHREGVAWCAESSTDAFFVTLNKDDKNHSASTMYKDYAISPELFHWESQNATSTSSPVGRRYLDRKGHGSHVLIFTRPVAEDETGLAVPYTCLGAVDYVQHEGERPIAITWKLHRAMPADVFAEAAAVAQ; this is encoded by the coding sequence ATGCATCAAATCAATGGGGGAGGGGCGCGGGAAGTGCTGCCCGAAGGGCTGTACGAGTCACTTGTTACTCGTTCGCTCACGGAGCGACTGGCTACTGCGTCTGAGCTGGACGCCAGGGTTGAACCGTTGGGAGAGAGCGACGCTGTTGCCGCCATGTCACGGCACCTCGGCGGGGTGATAGGTGACGCGTTGCTTAGGGCGGAGCCGGAGAAGCGGATTCAGCTTGCGAACAAGCTCCTAACGGCTGTGTCAGCTAATGATGCGATCGATAACGGGCTCCTGCAGCTCGTTTCCGTACACCGACCCGGTGCGTTCAAGCGGCGCGACCTGCGGCGCCCATCGACAGCCTTGTCAGATTCTGCGCTGCTTACAAATGGCAGAGACGAACCGAACCTGGCCGCAGAGCTGCGCGCGGAGATGGAGTCCGCGAACACCGTTGACCTTCTCTGTGCCTTCGTTCGGTGGACTGGGCTCAGGCTTCTCCACCCGGTGCTGGAGAGACTGGCCGAGCGGGGCGTGAAGCTGCGGGTCATCACGACCACCTATATGGGGGCTACTGAGCGCCGCGCTATCGACGAGCTGGTCAATCGATACGGCGCTGATGTCAAGATCAGTTACGAGTCGCAGGCGACGCGACTGCATGCGAAGGCTTGGCTCTTCCGCCGCAACACCGGATTCGACACTGCCTACGTGGGCAGCTCCAATCTCAGCCAAGCGGCGTTGGTCGATGGACTGGAATGGAACGTCCGGCTCAGCTCCGTCGCCACACCGGATCTCCTCAAGAAGTTCGAAGTCACCTTCGACAGTTACTGGGCGCAACGCGCCTTCCAGTCGTACGACCCTGAGCGGGATGGCGACAAACTTGACGCTGCACTTGAACGCAACGGTGGAAGACGAACAGGTACGCCAGCTCCGACAACCGGGCTTGAAGTCGAGCCGTATTTGCACCAGGTCGAGATGCTTGAAGACCTCGAGTCAGAACGCCTCAAGGGCCACACGCAGAACCTGATGGTCGCCGCCACCGGTACGGGGAAGACCGTCATCGCCGCGCTCGATTATCAGCGGCTCTGTACTGCGGCTGGACGGCGCCTCAAGCTGCTCTTCGTCGCTCACCGGCAAGAGATTCTGAAGCAAGCGCTTAGTACCTATCGAACGGTCCTGCAGGACGGCGCGTTCGGCGAGCTCTATGTGGGAGACAACAAGCCAACCCGCTGGAACCATGTCTTCGCATCAGTGCAGTCATTAGCCTCACTCAAGGTCGAGACATTACAGCCGGATGCATTCGATGTCGTGGTCATTGACGAATTTCACCATGCCATGGCGCCAAGCTATCGCCGGCTCATCGACCACCTACGCCCCCAGCAGTTGCTTGGGCTGACGGCCACTCCTGAACGTGGGGACGGGGTGAATGTGGCGCAGCAGTTCTTTGACGGACGGACTGCGAGCGAACTACGCCTCTGGGATGCCTTGGACGCTGACCTCCTCGTGCCGTTCCACTACTTCGGGGTGTCAGACGACGTCGACCTGAGCAGGCTGGAGTGGAGGCGCGGGAACTACGACCTCGCGCAACTTGACCGCCTCTACACCGGAAACGATGCGCGGGCGGCCAAGGTGATCCGCGAAGTGCGGGACAAAGTCACCAGTACCGACGACATGCGTGCGCTCGGCTTCTGCGTTTCAGTGCAGCATGCGCATTACATGGCAGAGGTGTTCAACCGCGCCGGCCTTCGATCGCTCGCCATCGACGGCAGCACCGACGGCGCTGAGCGCGCGCTCGCCCTCGCTCAGCTAAGCGACGCGACGCTCAACTGTCTCTTCACGGTCGACCTCTTCAATGAAGGTCTCGACCTACCGCAGATAGACACAGTTCTGTTGCTCCGTCCCACGCAGAGCTCAACTGTTTTTCTGCAGCAACTCGGCCGCGGCCTCCGGAGGGCCGAGGGGAAGTCCGTGCTGACGGTGTTGGACTTCATCGGTCAGCAGCGACGGGAGTTCCGCTTCGACCTCCGATACCGCGCCCTTACCGGGTACGGGCGCAAGCAGTTGGAAAAAGCGGTTGAAGACGAGTTCCCGTATCTTCCATCGGGCTCTCAGATTATCCTCGACCGAGTTGCCCAAAAAGTGGTGCTCGACAACATCAAATCCCAGCTGCGCTTTAACCGCGCACAACTCGTGCGGGACATCGCCTCCTACGGCGAGACCGACCTAAGTTCCTACCTGCAGAAATCCGGGAGTGACCTCAAGCAGCTTTACCGAAGCACCAAGGACTCATGGACCGGCTACCTCCGCCTGGCTGGATTGATCGGCTCTTTGGCGGAAGCTGGAACGGGCGAGCAGATCCTGGCTCTGTCCGGCCCGGAGGAGCAGAAGCTTCTCGGCCGTATGGTGCGCTTCCTCCACGTCGATGATCCCGAGCGCGGAGAAGCTTATGCGCGGCTCGTCGAGCCGACGTGTCCGCCGTCCGCCGAGCTGGGTCCACGAGACCAAACCTTCGCCCGCATGCTGTTCTTCACCCTGTGGAACGACGGCGGTGGGTTCGCGACGTACGACGCAGGGCTGCAGCATCTGCGGCAATTCCCGTTCGTTTGCAGTGAGATCCGGCAACTCGTGTCCCTTGGTATTGCGGCATCACGCCACGCGGGCAAGAGCCTCGGCATGGGGTTGCAGCATGTTCCTCTTCTATCGCACGCGACTTATCGTCGGGAGGAGATCCTTGCAGCGCTCGGTTATGGCTCGCTCGAGTCAGGGAAGAGCGTGCAACATCGTGAAGGTGTTGCTTGGTGTGCCGAATCTTCGACGGACGCGTTCTTTGTCACTCTCAACAAGGACGACAAGAATCACTCAGCATCGACCATGTACAAGGACTACGCAATCAGTCCTGAGCTGTTTCACTGGGAATCACAAAACGCGACATCGACTTCTAGCCCGGTAGGACGACGGTATCTGGACCGCAAGGGCCATGGCTCGCACGTGCTGATCTTCACGCGGCCGGTTGCCGAGGACGAAACGGGTCTCGCTGTTCCGTACACGTGTTTAGGCGCGGTCGACTACGTGCAGCACGAGGGGGAGAGGCCCATCGCGATTACTTGGAAGCTCCACCGCGCAATGCCTGCGGACGTGTTCGCAGAGGCGGCCGCGGTAGCGCAGTAG
- a CDS encoding GAF domain-containing protein, producing MQQLPTPSITQNQHIHTPPSQLDRITELAGDLAGQFELVPLLERVLGHAAALLGCESGSISIVHEAEGYYRKEVDQGVGCREGQTFPLTEGLTGQIVKTRGTVILDRYAAVPMGHIDPADPRWGSAVIGVPITWAGTIIGTFAIFSDGPGRVFSPADASLVELFANHAAIAIMNSRLHHAAAAKEREAAVAGERERAVQEVHETIGRSLGSLLLHLDRADKATPGGSSSIQHIDAARVLAHEALFETRRTVLGFGPSSLAGRTLEEAVRQEVDRINAGYSIDVTFLVTGEPHDLASAVAHQLFMIVQEAIANVVVHADARTCRVGIFYDTTGIAAVIEDNGRGFEDPETTRLKGSRLGLHGMAARAHFLRGELHVDSTPGWGTSVRAEVPYSSNGDASRERWKVLVACTQPLLRAGLVRLLETSEPSVQVLGEVGTLEDLTESVSLLQPDMLVLDEHLLAEYAHARAQESDTVERPVVAVVDRPTDEQLAAAASSGVRGFLSLSSAPVEVARVVVAAARGDALLDGAMFTRLTETRATDAGETIQLTARELEVRDLLAEGLADKQIATRLAISVKTVEKHVSAMLRKTGTRNRTMLVGLQRQGQAIANPR from the coding sequence ATGCAGCAGCTTCCCACGCCCAGCATCACCCAGAACCAGCACATCCACACCCCGCCGTCGCAGCTCGACCGCATCACCGAACTCGCCGGCGACCTCGCCGGACAGTTTGAACTGGTCCCGCTCCTCGAACGTGTCCTCGGGCACGCCGCCGCCCTTCTCGGGTGTGAGAGCGGCTCCATCTCGATCGTCCATGAGGCCGAGGGCTATTACCGCAAGGAAGTGGATCAGGGCGTCGGCTGCCGCGAGGGCCAGACCTTCCCGCTGACGGAAGGCCTCACGGGGCAGATCGTGAAGACGCGCGGCACCGTGATCCTCGACCGGTACGCGGCCGTGCCGATGGGCCACATCGACCCGGCCGATCCGCGGTGGGGGAGCGCCGTCATCGGCGTCCCCATCACCTGGGCCGGAACCATCATCGGTACGTTCGCCATCTTCAGTGACGGCCCCGGCCGCGTCTTCAGCCCGGCGGACGCCTCCCTCGTGGAACTTTTCGCCAACCACGCCGCCATCGCCATCATGAACTCGCGGCTCCACCACGCAGCCGCCGCGAAGGAACGGGAAGCCGCCGTCGCCGGTGAACGCGAACGCGCGGTGCAGGAGGTCCACGAGACCATCGGGCGGTCCCTCGGCTCGCTGCTGCTCCACCTCGACCGCGCCGACAAGGCGACGCCCGGCGGCTCGTCGTCGATCCAGCACATCGACGCCGCCCGCGTGCTCGCCCATGAGGCGCTCTTCGAGACGCGCCGCACGGTGCTGGGCTTCGGTCCCTCCAGCCTGGCCGGCCGCACGCTCGAGGAAGCAGTCCGCCAGGAAGTCGACCGGATCAACGCGGGCTATTCGATCGACGTGACGTTCCTCGTCACCGGCGAGCCCCACGACCTGGCGTCGGCGGTGGCGCACCAGCTCTTCATGATCGTCCAGGAGGCTATCGCCAATGTGGTGGTGCATGCCGACGCGAGGACGTGCCGGGTGGGCATCTTCTACGACACCACCGGGATCGCGGCGGTCATCGAGGACAACGGCCGCGGGTTCGAGGACCCTGAGACGACGCGCCTAAAGGGCAGCCGGCTCGGCCTGCACGGGATGGCCGCCCGCGCCCACTTCCTGCGCGGCGAGCTCCACGTGGACTCGACGCCGGGCTGGGGCACGAGCGTCCGCGCCGAAGTGCCTTACTCCTCTAATGGCGACGCGTCCCGGGAACGGTGGAAGGTCCTCGTCGCCTGCACCCAGCCCCTGCTGCGGGCCGGGCTCGTCCGGCTCCTCGAGACCTCCGAACCGTCCGTGCAGGTGCTGGGGGAGGTGGGGACGCTCGAGGACCTCACGGAATCGGTGTCCCTCCTGCAGCCGGACATGCTCGTCCTCGACGAGCACCTGCTCGCCGAGTACGCCCACGCCCGGGCGCAGGAGAGTGACACCGTGGAGCGGCCGGTGGTCGCCGTCGTCGACCGTCCCACTGACGAGCAACTGGCGGCCGCGGCGTCTTCGGGCGTGCGGGGATTCCTCTCCCTCTCCTCCGCACCGGTGGAGGTGGCGCGCGTCGTCGTCGCAGCTGCCCGCGGCGACGCCCTGCTGGACGGGGCCATGTTCACTCGACTCACGGAGACCCGTGCGACGGACGCCGGCGAGACGATCCAGCTGACCGCCCGCGAACTCGAGGTCCGGGACCTCTTGGCCGAAGGCCTGGCGGACAAGCAGATCGCCACGCGGCTCGCCATCTCGGTCAAGACCGTCGAGAAGCACGTGAGCGCGATGCTCCGGAAGACCGGGACCCGCAACCGCACCATGCTGGTGGGGCTGCAGCGCCAGGGTCAGGCGATCGCGAACCCCAGGTAG
- a CDS encoding alpha/beta fold hydrolase produces MLNTERTGAGKPLVLVHGLGSSVRTWDPILPLLREHREVIAIDLPGFGSSKPLAGEVTITTLTDAVQHFLEQENLRDADLVGSSMGARIVVELARKGHTGNVVALDPGGFWSDTQVRIFNGSITASIALVRRIQSVLPSLVQQAAGRTALLAQFSAAPWKLDPDLVLTELRGFATSPSLDEARKSLAHGPRQAGAPRGTLKGTLAFGWGRADRVTPLSEAAVAMSLYPDATLHVFEDCGHFPHWDQPQETARFILDATAAGSS; encoded by the coding sequence ATGTTGAACACCGAACGAACCGGCGCCGGAAAGCCACTCGTGCTCGTGCATGGGCTCGGCTCGAGCGTCCGCACCTGGGACCCCATCCTCCCCCTGCTGCGGGAGCACCGCGAGGTCATCGCCATCGACCTCCCAGGGTTCGGCAGCAGCAAGCCGCTCGCGGGCGAGGTAACCATCACGACCCTCACGGACGCCGTCCAGCACTTCCTCGAGCAGGAGAACCTGCGCGATGCCGATCTCGTCGGGAGCTCGATGGGCGCGCGGATCGTGGTCGAACTGGCGCGAAAGGGTCACACCGGCAACGTCGTCGCCCTCGATCCCGGAGGATTCTGGAGCGACACTCAGGTGCGCATCTTCAACGGCAGCATCACCGCGTCCATTGCGCTGGTGCGGCGCATCCAGTCCGTCCTGCCGTCACTCGTCCAGCAGGCTGCGGGCCGGACGGCATTGCTTGCCCAGTTCTCCGCGGCCCCCTGGAAGCTCGACCCGGACCTCGTCCTGACGGAGCTCCGCGGATTCGCCACCTCGCCCAGTCTCGACGAGGCGCGTAAGTCGCTCGCACACGGCCCGCGCCAGGCAGGCGCCCCCCGCGGGACGCTCAAGGGCACGCTGGCGTTCGGCTGGGGCCGGGCGGACAGGGTCACCCCGCTCAGCGAGGCCGCCGTCGCCATGTCCCTCTATCCTGACGCCACCCTGCACGTCTTCGAGGATTGCGGGCACTTCCCGCACTGGGACCAGCCGCAGGAGACAGCCCGGTTCATCCTCGATGCCACCGCCGCTGGGTCGTCGTAA
- a CDS encoding tyrosine-type recombinase/integrase, translated as MSLHLYSGLRLSEALNASTTGYGHNTGHRTLTVQRKGGAQQKVVVPPPAVEALNAYLQSTGQELATAAGEGPSIFTTATGKRWGASEQFRTAQRLTRVAGIPGQISPHSLPHAYATLALSAGATLHDLQDSMGHADPRSTRRYDRAQNSFMKSTGYEAARALA; from the coding sequence GTGAGCTTGCATTTGTACTCCGGCCTACGCCTCAGCGAGGCCCTGAACGCGAGCACCACCGGCTACGGCCACAACACCGGGCACCGGACGCTCACCGTCCAGCGCAAGGGTGGAGCGCAGCAGAAGGTAGTCGTACCCCCTCCCGCCGTGGAAGCGCTGAACGCTTACCTCCAGTCAACGGGGCAGGAGTTAGCAACAGCGGCAGGCGAGGGCCCGTCGATTTTCACGACGGCCACGGGGAAGCGGTGGGGTGCGTCTGAGCAGTTTCGTACCGCGCAGCGGTTGACTCGGGTGGCAGGTATCCCAGGCCAGATCAGCCCGCACAGCCTGCCTCACGCTTACGCGACCCTCGCTCTGAGCGCTGGAGCGACGCTTCACGACCTCCAGGACTCGATGGGTCACGCTGACCCCCGCAGCACACGCCGGTACGACCGGGCACAAAACAGTTTTATGAAGTCGACAGGCTACGAGGCGGCAAGGGCACTGGCCTGA